A stretch of Ignavibacteria bacterium DNA encodes these proteins:
- a CDS encoding biotin transporter BioY: protein MFSIPSTQRQSSVMTHPIAMSIYGALVLMAMTQVRIALPFTPVPITGQTFAVILWPLLFGRTIGLGSIGIYLTAGALGLPVFAGFTALVALWGPTSGYLIGFIAATAIVGSMRDSGVTKKPLGALSAIILATAVILSSGALVLGQFVGYSNVWMMGVAPFLLGDVVKTILLVISARIGRWNTQN, encoded by the coding sequence ATGTTTAGCATACCCTCTACTCAACGTCAATCCTCTGTGATGACGCATCCGATCGCCATGAGTATTTATGGTGCATTGGTATTGATGGCGATGACGCAGGTGCGGATCGCATTGCCATTCACACCGGTTCCAATCACGGGGCAGACCTTTGCCGTGATCCTCTGGCCATTGCTCTTTGGACGAACTATCGGACTTGGTTCGATCGGTATCTATCTCACAGCCGGAGCCCTTGGCCTACCGGTCTTTGCAGGCTTCACAGCACTTGTTGCACTCTGGGGCCCAACATCGGGCTACCTGATCGGATTCATCGCAGCAACTGCCATCGTTGGAAGTATGCGAGATAGCGGCGTAACCAAAAAGCCCCTTGGAGCATTGTCGGCGATCATCCTTGCAACCGCAGTGATCCTCTCAAGTGGTGCACTCGTCCTCGGACAGTTCGTTGGGTATTCCAACGTATGGATGATGGGTGTCGCTCCATTTCTGCTTGGTGACGTGGTGAAGACCATTCTTCTTGTGATATCAGCTCGGATCGGAAGATGGAACACGCAGAACTGA
- a CDS encoding response regulator — MPSSLLIALVDDDRVYQFTTERMLMRIDGDVRFKWFKDGEEALGYLESHAGEPDVLPDMLILDINMPFMDGWQFLDAFHTKKANLSKKIDIYMISSSADDRDQTRAKSYGDVTDYLEKPITTDLLRSLLDRYNERYDS, encoded by the coding sequence ATGCCATCGTCACTCCTCATAGCCCTTGTTGACGATGATCGCGTGTACCAGTTCACTACCGAGCGCATGTTGATGCGGATCGATGGTGATGTTCGGTTCAAATGGTTCAAGGATGGTGAGGAAGCTCTCGGTTATTTGGAGAGCCATGCGGGTGAACCGGACGTGCTGCCGGACATGCTGATCCTGGATATCAACATGCCGTTCATGGACGGCTGGCAGTTCCTAGACGCCTTTCATACAAAAAAGGCCAATCTCTCGAAGAAGATCGATATCTACATGATCTCCTCGTCGGCCGACGACCGTGACCAAACGCGGGCCAAGAGTTACGGAGACGTTACCGACTATCTCGAAAAGCCGATCACCACGGACCTGCTGCGATCGCTCCTCGATAGATACAACGAACGGTACGATAGCTGA
- a CDS encoding thiolase family protein, translating to MTTYIIEPLRTPVGKYGGALSSVRPDDMAADLLRVLVERTGLDPSSIDDVILGCANQAGEDNRNIARMVALLAGLPDTVPGVTVNRLCASSLEAVIQGMRAIASNEADIIIAGGVESMSRAPYSLPKNVSGAATFGNLTAYDTALGWRYPNPKMEAMFPLEVMGETAENIAERWSISREDQDAFAVRSHARAVQAQDSGVYDDEIVSVTIPRRKGDPIVVSRDEMPRRDTSAESLSGLKAAFRKGGTVTAGNSSALNDGASMMILASEKGLESQPILKGRVIAKILHSGAVGVDPRIMGIGPVGAIRKACERSGLAVGDLGLIEINEAFASQSLACIRELGVDPEIVNVNGGAIAIGHPLGMSGGRILGHLVREMKRRNVRYGAAALCIGVGQGLGIVVESVG from the coding sequence ATGACCACCTATATCATTGAACCACTCAGAACTCCGGTAGGGAAGTATGGCGGAGCGTTAAGCTCTGTGCGACCAGATGATATGGCCGCAGACCTCTTGCGCGTGTTGGTTGAGCGCACGGGTCTCGATCCTTCATCCATCGATGATGTGATCCTTGGTTGTGCCAATCAAGCGGGTGAGGATAACCGGAACATCGCTCGGATGGTGGCATTGTTGGCAGGCTTGCCGGATACCGTGCCTGGCGTAACGGTGAATAGGCTTTGCGCTTCGTCGCTTGAGGCCGTTATCCAAGGAATGCGGGCTATCGCTTCGAATGAAGCGGACATCATCATTGCCGGCGGTGTAGAAAGTATGTCCAGAGCCCCCTACAGCCTTCCAAAGAATGTGTCGGGTGCTGCAACATTCGGCAATCTCACTGCCTACGATACAGCTCTGGGATGGCGTTATCCCAACCCGAAGATGGAAGCAATGTTTCCGCTCGAGGTGATGGGCGAGACAGCGGAGAATATCGCGGAACGGTGGAGCATCAGCCGAGAGGATCAAGATGCCTTTGCTGTACGTTCTCATGCCCGAGCTGTGCAAGCGCAGGATTCCGGTGTCTATGATGATGAGATCGTTTCTGTGACAATTCCGCGTCGCAAGGGAGATCCGATCGTAGTATCACGCGATGAGATGCCTCGCCGAGATACTTCGGCAGAGTCACTGTCAGGACTCAAAGCCGCGTTTCGCAAGGGCGGAACGGTTACAGCAGGAAATTCATCGGCACTCAATGATGGTGCTTCGATGATGATCCTCGCCAGTGAAAAGGGGCTTGAATCACAACCGATTCTCAAGGGTCGAGTTATCGCGAAGATCCTCCACTCCGGTGCTGTGGGTGTAGATCCGCGGATCATGGGCATCGGCCCGGTTGGTGCTATCCGCAAGGCATGTGAACGAAGCGGTCTGGCAGTTGGAGATCTTGGGTTGATTGAGATCAACGAGGCATTCGCATCGCAGTCTCTTGCATGTATTCGTGAGCTAGGTGTGGATCCGGAGATCGTCAATGTCAACGGCGGAGCCATTGCTATCGGTCACCCACTTGGCATGAGTGGAGGCCGCATCCTTGGGCACCTCGTCCGCGAAATGAAGCGCAGGAATGTGCGTTATGGTGCTGCAGCACTATGCATCGGGGTGGGGCAGGGACTGGGGATCGTTGTAGAGTCTGTGGGGTAG
- a CDS encoding valine--tRNA ligase codes for MSTPLEKSYTPSASEQHWYDVWQRTGITRSAPSEKQPYSILMPPPNVTGILHLGHILNNTLQDMYIRWARLSGKESCWFPGLDHAGIATQTKVEQELKKEGVSRHDLGRDQFIGRVWEWKEKYGGFILKQLQTLGVSCDWDRTVFTMDEHATEAVRDVFISLFDEGLIYRGKRIINWSPVAQSALSDEEVIFKEVKEHLYTLRYHLEDGSGTLLVATVRPETIFADVAVAVNPKDARYAHLIGTNVIVPLGGQAIPIIADDYADPEFGTGCVKITPAHDPNDFEIGTRHGLAMPSCINADATLNDLAGVFSGLDRFVARRKVVAALEEQELLEKKEDYTHNVGFSERGGEAVEPYLSDQWFVRMSPLAKPALDAVVDGRIKIHPEHWVRTYEHWMSNIRDWCISRQLWWGHRIPVFYAEDGGFTAARTSEEAIEKLGLDKGAVLTQDPDVLDTWFSSWLWPMTTMGWRGPAMHDNSADSESERLMKYYLPTNLLVTGPDIIFFWVARMIMASLKFRNEIPFRDVYFTSIIRDAKGRKLSKSLGNSPDPLEVIGKYGSDAVRFTMIYLAPMGSDVRLDIDEKTQDVPSMELGRNFGNKVWNACRFLQMKQGEIAGGSADTDGADAYELSTADRWIASRYNTTVKLATQALQDYRITEYSKILYDFIWRDFCDWYVEIVKVEFAQATSDAQRTALLAHAFRIIEGTITLLHPVMPFLTEELWHGLFDKGAEESISTTTAPVADASKIDAEVESRFEVLQNVVEGVRRQRAEMGIPPGERLDVHMNVPDAMVEFFREQAPTITSLGRCADLVIGAGVEKPAGSVADVVRGIEIFLVVAGKVDMEKERARLTKEVERLRNAVAGVDKKLSNASFVSNAKLEVVEAERQKQRDWSDAIAKIERNLASL; via the coding sequence ATGTCTACACCCCTCGAAAAATCTTACACCCCATCGGCCTCTGAACAGCATTGGTACGATGTATGGCAACGTACCGGCATCACAAGGTCTGCCCCATCGGAGAAACAGCCGTATTCGATCCTCATGCCCCCTCCAAACGTGACGGGGATCCTGCACTTGGGCCATATCCTGAACAATACGCTGCAGGATATGTACATCCGTTGGGCTCGCCTTTCCGGCAAGGAATCTTGCTGGTTTCCGGGTCTGGATCATGCCGGGATCGCAACGCAGACAAAGGTTGAACAGGAACTGAAGAAAGAGGGAGTCTCCCGACATGACCTGGGCCGTGACCAGTTCATCGGAAGGGTTTGGGAGTGGAAGGAGAAATACGGCGGCTTTATTCTTAAGCAGCTTCAGACCCTGGGCGTCTCCTGCGACTGGGATCGAACCGTCTTCACGATGGATGAGCATGCTACTGAGGCTGTTCGCGACGTGTTCATCTCGCTCTTCGACGAAGGTCTGATCTACAGAGGGAAGCGGATCATCAATTGGTCGCCCGTTGCTCAAAGTGCACTCAGTGATGAAGAGGTGATCTTCAAAGAGGTGAAAGAGCACCTCTATACCCTTCGCTACCATCTCGAGGATGGATCGGGGACACTTCTCGTTGCCACTGTACGGCCAGAGACGATCTTCGCGGATGTTGCTGTTGCCGTCAATCCAAAGGATGCTCGGTATGCACACCTGATCGGCACGAACGTCATCGTCCCGCTTGGAGGACAGGCCATTCCGATCATCGCAGACGACTATGCAGATCCTGAATTCGGTACCGGATGTGTGAAGATCACGCCGGCTCACGATCCAAATGACTTCGAGATCGGCACACGTCACGGTCTCGCAATGCCATCATGTATCAATGCCGACGCCACGCTGAACGATCTGGCGGGTGTTTTCAGCGGCCTTGATCGATTTGTTGCTCGCCGTAAGGTCGTAGCCGCACTCGAAGAGCAAGAACTCCTCGAAAAGAAGGAAGACTACACACACAACGTCGGGTTCAGTGAACGCGGCGGTGAGGCTGTTGAACCCTACCTGAGCGATCAGTGGTTCGTACGGATGAGCCCCCTTGCAAAACCTGCCTTGGACGCCGTTGTGGACGGACGGATCAAGATCCACCCTGAGCATTGGGTACGCACCTATGAACACTGGATGTCGAACATTCGAGATTGGTGTATCTCCCGTCAGCTTTGGTGGGGACACCGCATCCCAGTGTTCTATGCAGAGGACGGAGGTTTCACCGCAGCTCGTACATCGGAAGAAGCGATCGAAAAACTAGGCCTTGATAAGGGGGCTGTCCTCACGCAAGACCCGGACGTACTAGATACCTGGTTCTCGTCATGGCTTTGGCCAATGACAACGATGGGATGGCGCGGTCCGGCAATGCATGACAATAGTGCCGACAGCGAGAGCGAACGGCTGATGAAGTATTATCTGCCAACGAATCTCTTGGTGACAGGACCGGACATCATCTTCTTCTGGGTGGCACGGATGATCATGGCCAGCCTCAAGTTCCGCAACGAGATCCCGTTCCGAGATGTGTACTTCACGTCCATCATACGCGATGCCAAGGGACGGAAACTCTCGAAGTCACTAGGGAACTCACCCGATCCATTGGAAGTGATCGGGAAGTACGGCTCGGATGCTGTGCGATTCACGATGATCTACCTAGCGCCGATGGGCTCGGACGTTCGACTTGATATCGACGAGAAGACGCAAGACGTTCCTTCAATGGAGCTCGGACGAAACTTTGGGAACAAGGTCTGGAACGCGTGTCGCTTCCTACAGATGAAACAGGGCGAGATCGCAGGTGGTAGCGCTGATACTGATGGTGCTGACGCCTATGAATTGTCCACTGCAGACAGATGGATCGCATCGCGATACAACACAACTGTAAAGCTTGCCACACAGGCATTGCAGGATTATCGCATCACAGAATATTCCAAGATCCTGTACGATTTTATCTGGAGAGACTTCTGCGATTGGTACGTTGAGATCGTGAAGGTAGAGTTCGCCCAGGCCACGTCTGACGCACAACGCACGGCTCTTCTGGCACATGCATTCCGGATCATTGAAGGCACTATCACGCTCCTACATCCGGTGATGCCATTCCTCACCGAAGAGCTGTGGCATGGTCTGTTCGATAAGGGGGCAGAGGAATCCATCTCAACCACCACCGCACCGGTGGCAGATGCCTCCAAGATCGATGCCGAGGTGGAGTCACGTTTCGAAGTCCTTCAGAACGTCGTAGAGGGCGTACGCCGTCAGCGCGCTGAAATGGGGATCCCTCCGGGCGAGAGACTTGATGTACATATGAACGTACCAGACGCAATGGTTGAATTCTTCCGTGAACAGGCACCTACGATCACGTCCCTTGGTCGTTGTGCCGATCTGGTCATAGGTGCGGGTGTTGAAAAGCCGGCTGGATCCGTTGCTGATGTAGTACGCGGGATCGAGATCTTCCTGGTAGTAGCGGGCAAGGTGGACATGGAAAAGGAGCGCGCTCGCCTTACGAAGGAAGTTGAACGTTTGCGTAACGCCGTGGCCGGAGTTGACAAGAAGTTGAGCAATGCTTCGTTTGTGAGTAATGCGAAGCTTGAGGTAGTAGAAGCAGAACGTCAGAAACAGCGCGATTGGTCAGATGCGATCGCAAAGATCGAACGCAACCTTGCATCCCTTTGA
- a CDS encoding LysM peptidoglycan-binding domain-containing protein yields the protein MKNFLLIALFCGFLAPAFAQQVPPPPASKVDEELTCDEADARIMQFQGQNATAKAKLDAVRADIMKAEGDLATAVTALKKCNDDIYALVGATEADVNSFRQRLGQIEGRVREMQRLSDDQLADRQDEVKGLERSLNELAREQISILPEFYDRIVSLHRDIKGLYREKKIKGYTVGTWAENRDCLWNIAGRQEIYADPFQWPKIWQANTDKIKNPDVIQPGWVLTVPPAGPKTSEEMKAERSYWRKKRAAAAAAVAPVENTTPAAPAQTTTKKTEAGN from the coding sequence ATGAAGAATTTCCTTCTTATCGCTCTGTTCTGTGGCTTCCTTGCTCCTGCATTTGCACAGCAAGTACCTCCGCCACCAGCAAGCAAGGTTGACGAAGAACTCACGTGTGATGAAGCCGACGCGCGCATCATGCAGTTTCAAGGTCAGAATGCCACGGCAAAAGCAAAGCTCGATGCCGTACGCGCTGACATCATGAAGGCAGAAGGCGATCTCGCCACTGCTGTAACGGCTCTGAAGAAGTGCAACGATGACATCTACGCTCTCGTAGGTGCCACAGAAGCAGACGTGAACTCGTTCCGTCAGCGCCTCGGCCAGATCGAAGGTCGCGTTCGTGAGATGCAACGCCTCTCCGATGACCAACTCGCAGATCGTCAAGATGAGGTCAAGGGTCTTGAGCGTAGCCTCAATGAACTTGCTCGCGAGCAGATCTCGATCCTTCCGGAATTCTATGATCGTATCGTATCTCTCCATCGCGACATCAAGGGTCTCTATCGCGAAAAGAAGATCAAGGGATATACCGTTGGTACGTGGGCTGAAAACCGCGACTGCCTCTGGAATATCGCCGGACGTCAAGAGATCTATGCTGATCCGTTCCAATGGCCAAAGATCTGGCAAGCGAACACGGACAAGATCAAGAATCCTGACGTGATCCAACCAGGTTGGGTGCTTACTGTACCGCCAGCCGGACCAAAGACATCGGAAGAAATGAAGGCAGAACGTTCATACTGGCGCAAGAAGCGCGCAGCTGCTGCAGCTGCCGTGGCTCCGGTAGAGAACACAACGCCAGCCGCTCCTGCTCAGACGACTACGAAGAAGACAGAAGCAGGTAATTGA
- a CDS encoding carbohydrate ABC transporter permease → MTGRVVTNVLLTIVALGMIAPMAWMVVTSLRANPEQYGTLSEILGAATTFDNYADAWRSDNFLRYFLNSLLVATVVTAGNVLFCLWAGYAFARRRFKGRALLFATILGVLVVPQQVIMIPLYRLMAELGWINTYWALIVPWLVTPFGIFLVRQYVESMPSEIEDAARIDGAGEWYIMFRVVMPLARPVLTVLAIYTFLSNWNSFLFPFLFTNDEAHRTLPVGLAFYLGKQSIDWGHLMAGASIAALPILGLFVVFQKRIIEGLTAGALKE, encoded by the coding sequence ATGACTGGTCGGGTCGTAACAAATGTGTTGTTGACGATCGTAGCACTGGGAATGATCGCACCAATGGCATGGATGGTGGTTACCTCACTACGTGCGAATCCCGAACAGTATGGAACGCTCAGTGAGATCCTTGGAGCGGCAACCACGTTTGATAACTATGCAGACGCATGGCGGTCCGATAATTTCCTTCGGTACTTTCTGAATTCACTGCTAGTAGCAACGGTGGTAACCGCAGGCAATGTTCTTTTCTGTCTATGGGCAGGATATGCCTTTGCTCGACGGCGGTTCAAAGGCAGGGCATTGCTTTTCGCAACCATCCTAGGTGTATTGGTTGTGCCACAGCAAGTGATCATGATCCCGCTCTATCGGCTCATGGCTGAATTAGGCTGGATCAATACCTACTGGGCTTTGATCGTTCCGTGGCTCGTTACTCCGTTCGGGATATTTCTTGTTCGACAGTATGTTGAGTCGATGCCCTCTGAGATAGAAGACGCAGCTCGCATTGATGGTGCAGGCGAATGGTACATCATGTTCCGTGTGGTTATGCCGCTTGCACGTCCGGTACTCACAGTATTGGCTATCTATACGTTCCTATCTAACTGGAATTCATTCCTGTTCCCATTTCTGTTCACGAATGATGAAGCGCACCGAACCCTACCCGTTGGTCTTGCTTTTTATCTAGGAAAACAATCCATCGATTGGGGTCACCTCATGGCTGGTGCCAGCATCGCAGCCTTGCCTATTCTAGGTCTCTTTGTAGTCTTTCAGAAAAGGATCATTGAGGGACTTACAGCAGGTGCGTTGAAGGAATAG
- a CDS encoding PAS domain-containing sensor histidine kinase, translating to MPNLLHQTSVPSTFDKLLTDTGHEALLLHAPSGVIHFASPSASAVLGMPAVQGKNLLDLLHPDDAEFVGTAFRDAVIRGAPFMPRTVRLGQRHMVLMTMPVKDMKGSVIELQTTVRDVSEYVALRDQIVVQDAVAAATSEMAKVGGWRLEVATNELFWTAETRRIHEVPDDYEPTVESAIGFYAEGYRQVIRDAVNMAIESAIRQDIELPLITYSGRHIWVRVSIMPEVLDGSVVRVYGAFQDITEHHVREAQLSTLVSELTKQRDQLEEFAYVISHHLRGPVGNIVSLLDVLGTDDSEESSEDTIKHIKESSKLLLDTLEDLTNAIIVRHEDIPNLERLQIEEVVTEVAEGLGDMIRESGSKITTDVHSLPVIEYPRSYLETIIRQLITNSIRFAAPGRPPRIRITASADANGQFLEISDNGLGIDLDKYGEKIFKIRTSFHRGSAGRGVGLFLVKTIVESMGGSVTVHSIIDNGTTFRINFAPMSNEGEI from the coding sequence GTGCCAAACCTTCTACATCAGACCAGCGTTCCGAGTACATTCGACAAGCTTCTGACCGATACCGGTCACGAAGCCTTGCTCCTGCATGCACCCAGCGGAGTGATCCACTTTGCTAGCCCATCAGCCTCCGCTGTTTTGGGTATGCCTGCTGTCCAAGGGAAGAACCTTCTGGACCTCCTCCATCCGGATGATGCAGAATTCGTGGGCACCGCGTTCCGTGATGCAGTGATCCGAGGAGCCCCTTTCATGCCACGAACGGTGCGTCTTGGTCAGCGGCATATGGTTCTGATGACCATGCCGGTAAAGGACATGAAGGGCTCTGTGATAGAACTGCAGACCACCGTGCGCGACGTTTCGGAATATGTGGCGTTACGCGACCAGATCGTTGTTCAAGATGCCGTTGCGGCCGCAACAAGTGAAATGGCCAAGGTCGGTGGATGGCGTCTTGAAGTTGCCACGAACGAATTGTTCTGGACTGCAGAGACGCGTAGGATCCATGAAGTACCGGATGACTACGAACCAACGGTAGAGTCGGCGATCGGGTTCTATGCAGAAGGCTACAGGCAAGTGATACGAGACGCTGTGAATATGGCGATCGAAAGTGCCATTCGTCAGGATATCGAATTGCCGCTGATCACGTATTCTGGGCGGCATATCTGGGTTCGTGTAAGTATCATGCCCGAAGTGCTGGACGGTTCAGTTGTGAGAGTGTACGGGGCATTTCAGGATATCACAGAGCACCATGTGCGCGAGGCTCAGCTGAGTACGTTGGTCAGCGAATTGACGAAACAGCGTGATCAGCTTGAAGAATTCGCCTATGTGATCTCGCACCACCTGCGCGGCCCGGTTGGGAACATTGTTTCGCTGCTCGACGTGCTCGGTACTGATGATAGTGAAGAGAGCTCCGAGGATACGATCAAGCACATAAAGGAGAGTTCTAAACTCTTGCTTGACACACTGGAAGATCTCACGAACGCCATTATTGTGCGTCATGAAGACATCCCGAATCTCGAACGCCTGCAGATCGAAGAAGTAGTTACTGAGGTCGCCGAAGGTCTTGGCGACATGATCCGCGAGTCTGGTTCGAAGATCACGACCGATGTCCATTCGCTCCCTGTGATCGAGTACCCAAGGTCCTACTTAGAGACGATCATTCGTCAGCTTATCACCAATTCCATTCGCTTCGCCGCACCTGGGCGTCCGCCTCGGATTCGGATAACAGCATCAGCTGACGCAAACGGTCAGTTCCTGGAGATCAGCGATAACGGACTAGGTATCGACCTTGATAAGTACGGTGAGAAGATCTTCAAGATCAGAACATCCTTCCACCGCGGTTCTGCCGGCAGGGGAGTTGGACTTTTCCTCGTAAAGACCATCGTTGAATCCATGGGTGGAAGTGTGACCGTACATAGCATCATTGATAACGGGACAACCTTCCGGATCAATTTTGCACCCATGAGTAACGAAGGCGAGATCTGA
- the nadD gene encoding nicotinate (nicotinamide) nucleotide adenylyltransferase — translation MRIGIIGGSFNPIHIAHLIIADRFSDQMELDECVFVPAMQSPFKVRGATLASPEDRLAMVRLATVQHPKFHVSDGEIRRGGVSYTIDTIRDFAQERPGSEICLLIGSDQAVEFVRWREWEHICREAQLCIVRRPFLLTPEMEERMTETLTVDGRKPVWIGAPLLEISSTDIRNRVAAGKSINYLTVKAVRDHIEEMGLYR, via the coding sequence ATGCGTATCGGCATCATTGGCGGCTCATTCAATCCAATCCATATCGCTCATCTGATCATCGCTGATCGTTTCAGCGATCAGATGGAGCTTGATGAGTGTGTCTTTGTGCCGGCAATGCAATCGCCGTTCAAGGTTCGGGGTGCTACGTTGGCCTCACCGGAGGACAGACTTGCAATGGTGAGACTTGCAACGGTACAGCATCCGAAGTTCCATGTCAGCGATGGTGAGATCCGGCGTGGCGGTGTATCGTATACGATCGATACCATACGTGACTTCGCACAAGAACGTCCGGGTTCAGAGATCTGCCTTCTCATAGGAAGTGACCAAGCCGTTGAGTTTGTCCGGTGGCGCGAATGGGAGCATATCTGCAGAGAGGCGCAGCTGTGTATCGTACGTCGCCCCTTCCTCCTCACTCCGGAGATGGAAGAACGAATGACCGAGACACTCACCGTTGACGGACGTAAACCCGTATGGATCGGCGCTCCATTGCTTGAGATATCGTCCACCGATATTCGAAACCGAGTGGCAGCAGGGAAGAGTATTAACTACCTCACTGTGAAGGCCGTACGGGATCATATCGAAGAGATGGGGCTATACAGGTGA
- the nuoF gene encoding NADH-quinone oxidoreductase subunit NuoF yields the protein MYAAPNIVLPIIQDIHKVDVYESHGGYKAYRKALTMTPDQVTDEVKRSGLRGRGGACFPTGLKWSFMPKGNEKPKYLAINGDESEPGSFKDRQIFEQNPHQLIEGILIAGYAMGIAKAFIYIRGEYHKWVECMQTAVDEAYAKGFLGERMKQTFGGDYTIDIVVHKGAGAYICGEETSLMNSLEGDRAYPRFKPPFPANKGLWGMPTTINNVETIATVPAILSMGAEAYAAIGAPGHSGTILYGVSGHVVKPGVYELPTGTLLTDIIHNVCGGVPGGKKVKAVIPGGSSMPPLRGDELEGVRMDEESLKKIGTHIGTAGIMVMDEDTDIVAVTLRIARFYHHESCGQCTPCREGCGWMEKVLHRFHHGEAVSSDIDLLYNVASNIEGNTICALGDAAAWPVKGFIEKFRDEFEARCRPSRSLVSLNVVHGRRSSASTLVKTLS from the coding sequence ATGTACGCAGCTCCCAACATCGTCCTCCCGATCATTCAGGACATTCACAAGGTGGATGTTTATGAATCTCATGGCGGTTACAAGGCCTATCGCAAGGCATTGACCATGACGCCTGACCAGGTAACGGATGAAGTAAAGCGTTCCGGTCTTCGGGGTCGTGGCGGAGCCTGCTTCCCAACTGGTCTTAAGTGGTCCTTCATGCCAAAGGGAAATGAGAAGCCCAAGTACCTTGCCATCAACGGTGACGAATCGGAGCCGGGTTCATTCAAGGATCGTCAGATCTTTGAACAGAACCCTCATCAACTGATCGAGGGCATCCTCATTGCCGGATATGCAATGGGCATTGCAAAGGCATTCATCTACATCCGAGGTGAATATCATAAGTGGGTAGAATGCATGCAGACAGCCGTGGATGAAGCCTATGCAAAAGGATTCCTCGGCGAGCGGATGAAGCAGACCTTTGGTGGTGACTATACCATCGATATCGTGGTTCATAAGGGGGCAGGTGCCTACATCTGCGGTGAAGAAACCTCGCTCATGAATTCGCTTGAAGGCGATCGTGCCTATCCGCGGTTCAAGCCGCCATTCCCTGCGAATAAGGGGCTTTGGGGAATGCCAACCACGATCAATAATGTTGAGACCATTGCAACTGTTCCTGCGATCCTTTCGATGGGAGCAGAAGCCTATGCAGCCATTGGCGCGCCGGGACATTCCGGTACGATCCTCTACGGAGTAAGCGGCCATGTGGTAAAGCCGGGCGTGTACGAACTCCCAACTGGAACCCTGCTCACAGACATCATCCACAACGTTTGCGGCGGAGTCCCGGGCGGTAAGAAGGTTAAGGCCGTCATTCCTGGTGGTTCATCGATGCCTCCGCTACGCGGCGACGAACTCGAAGGGGTTCGTATGGATGAAGAATCGCTGAAGAAGATCGGTACCCACATCGGTACTGCAGGCATCATGGTCATGGACGAAGACACAGATATCGTTGCCGTTACGTTGCGGATCGCAAGATTCTATCATCACGAGTCCTGTGGGCAGTGTACTCCGTGCCGAGAAGGTTGCGGCTGGATGGAAAAGGTCTTGCATCGTTTCCATCACGGAGAAGCGGTATCATCAGACATCGATCTGCTCTATAACGTCGCATCGAACATTGAAGGCAACACGATCTGTGCACTGGGAGACGCTGCAGCGTGGCCGGTGAAGGGCTTCATCGAGAAGTTCCGTGATGAGTTCGAGGCACGCTGTCGCCCAAGCCGTTCCTTGGTATCCCTGAATGTTGTCCATGGACGTCGCAGTTCGGCATCGACACTTGTCAAGACGTTGTCGTAA